One genomic region from Thermomicrobium sp. 4228-Ro encodes:
- the csx2 gene encoding TIGR02221 family CRISPR-associated protein yields the protein MHLVTFLGTGHYRTVTYVWDDGREVRRSTTHLFPLALAAWLDPERVLVLLTAEAERGPHWQTLRSQLGSRVEPVPIPPGRSEAELWEIFDRLAGALPEGSSLVIDVTHGFRSLPLFAAVAAVLLRDLRNVTLERIVYGAYEARDPEEHEAPVFDLTPLLDLVGWLSGIEALERSGDGRLLAQRLRETQASAWRRGRHELPRQLQAVGTALEAWSEAIRLNRPVEAAGAAHLLGERLGRAREELARWAPPFALLADRLAADVAALAHPDPETLDRGHLQAQLAVIRYALEKGLVLQAVTMAREWLVSWFIWSFMPEMRTHWRQRAAREQAERILGELGSAARQGSRLAAHHPHWDIGDLWNQLGQLRNDLAHCGMRTDAVDRTSIPTRSRQLVDRLQRLLDSH from the coding sequence ATGCATCTCGTCACCTTCCTCGGTACCGGCCACTACCGGACGGTGACCTACGTCTGGGATGACGGTCGCGAGGTGCGCCGCTCCACCACGCACCTCTTCCCGTTGGCGCTCGCTGCCTGGCTCGATCCCGAGCGGGTACTCGTGCTCCTCACGGCCGAAGCCGAGCGCGGGCCGCACTGGCAAACGCTCCGCAGCCAGCTGGGCAGTCGGGTCGAACCGGTACCCATCCCGCCTGGCCGGAGCGAAGCGGAACTGTGGGAAATCTTCGACCGTCTGGCCGGAGCCCTCCCGGAAGGGAGCAGCCTCGTCATCGACGTGACCCACGGCTTCCGCTCCCTGCCGCTGTTCGCCGCCGTCGCTGCTGTCCTCCTGCGCGACCTCCGTAACGTGACCCTCGAGCGCATCGTCTACGGTGCCTACGAGGCACGCGACCCGGAAGAGCACGAGGCACCGGTCTTCGACCTCACGCCGCTCCTCGACCTGGTCGGCTGGCTGAGCGGGATCGAAGCGCTCGAGCGCTCCGGCGACGGCCGCCTCCTCGCCCAACGCTTGCGCGAGACGCAGGCGTCAGCCTGGCGCCGAGGGCGCCATGAGTTACCGCGTCAGCTCCAAGCCGTCGGCACAGCGCTCGAGGCCTGGAGCGAGGCGATCCGCCTCAACCGGCCTGTCGAAGCCGCTGGAGCAGCACACCTGCTCGGAGAACGCCTCGGTCGCGCTCGCGAGGAACTGGCTCGCTGGGCTCCACCGTTCGCCCTCCTCGCCGACCGTCTCGCTGCGGACGTTGCCGCCCTGGCGCACCCCGACCCGGAGACGCTCGATCGCGGCCACCTGCAGGCCCAGCTGGCGGTCATCCGCTACGCCCTCGAGAAGGGACTGGTGCTCCAAGCGGTCACCATGGCTCGCGAATGGCTCGTCAGCTGGTTCATCTGGTCGTTCATGCCCGAGATGCGCACACACTGGCGTCAGAGAGCGGCGCGCGAGCAGGCCGAGCGGATCCTGGGCGAACTCGGCTCCGCAGCCAGACAGGGCTCGCGCCTGGCTGCCCACCACCCCCACTGGGACATCGGCGATCTCTGGAACCAGCTGGGGCAGCTCCGGAACGACCTCGCCCACTGCGGCATGCGTACCGACGCGGTCGATCGCACGAGTATCCCCACACGCTCGCGGCAGCTGGTCGACAGACTGCAACGCCTGCTCGATTCACACTGA